The proteins below are encoded in one region of Neisseria bacilliformis:
- a CDS encoding phosphoribosyl-ATP diphosphatase gives MNTDILKAVQDVIDSRKSADPEASYVAQLFAKGSDKILKKVIEEAGEVLMAAKDGDKAHLTYEVADLWFHCMVLLAAHGLRAEDVVNELARRQGLSGLAEKAARKE, from the coding sequence ATGAACACGGATATTCTAAAAGCAGTACAAGACGTTATCGACTCGCGCAAGAGTGCAGACCCGGAGGCTTCGTATGTGGCGCAGCTTTTTGCCAAGGGCAGCGACAAAATCCTGAAAAAGGTAATCGAAGAGGCGGGCGAGGTGCTGATGGCGGCGAAGGACGGCGACAAGGCGCACCTGACCTATGAAGTGGCCGATTTGTGGTTTCACTGCATGGTGCTGCTGGCCGCGCACGGCCTGCGGGCGGAAGATGTGGTGAACGAGCTGGCGCGGCGGCAGGGCTTGTCGGGGCTGGCGGAAAAGGCGGCGCGCAAAGAATAG
- a CDS encoding FecCD family ABC transporter permease, giving the protein MNDPVVAEIVKNQRALERKRWFVVLSFLIICVFSFVFDIATGPAMLPVSDVVKSLLDMAGADEMNRVIVYDLRLPMAVMALVTGAALGVGGAEIQTLLNNPMASPYTLGLAAAAGLGASVVIAFGGFGLPEAFAVPVGAFVMTMIASGILFLFASAKRFNSAMLVLVGIALLFLFQSILSLIQFIAAPEISQQILFWLFGSLTKANWTSVIVTAAVTAVCVFLLSFDMWKLTALRLGEERANGLGINLQMLRLKTLILVAVMTATAISFVGVIGFIGLVAPHVARILLGEDQRFFLPGAMLAGAAFLSVASVLSKVIIPGALFPVGIVTSFVGVPFFFWIVLTKR; this is encoded by the coding sequence ATGAATGATCCGGTTGTTGCCGAGATAGTGAAAAACCAGCGTGCGCTCGAGCGCAAACGCTGGTTCGTTGTTTTGTCGTTTCTGATTATCTGCGTATTCAGCTTTGTGTTCGACATCGCCACCGGCCCCGCGATGCTGCCCGTGTCCGACGTGGTGAAATCGCTGCTGGACATGGCCGGCGCGGACGAGATGAACCGCGTGATTGTTTACGATCTGCGCCTGCCGATGGCCGTGATGGCTCTGGTAACGGGCGCGGCTTTGGGCGTGGGCGGCGCGGAAATCCAAACCCTGCTCAACAACCCGATGGCCAGCCCCTACACGCTCGGGCTGGCGGCGGCGGCGGGCTTGGGCGCGTCGGTCGTGATTGCGTTTGGCGGTTTCGGCCTGCCCGAAGCCTTTGCCGTGCCCGTGGGCGCGTTTGTGATGACCATGATTGCTTCGGGCATTCTGTTTCTGTTTGCCTCGGCCAAGCGGTTTAACTCGGCCATGCTGGTGCTGGTAGGGATTGCGCTGCTGTTTCTCTTCCAATCGATTCTGTCGCTGATCCAATTTATCGCCGCGCCCGAAATCTCGCAGCAGATTTTGTTCTGGCTGTTCGGCAGCCTCACCAAAGCCAACTGGACAAGCGTGATCGTTACCGCCGCCGTAACCGCCGTGTGCGTGTTTCTGCTCTCGTTCGATATGTGGAAACTCACCGCGCTGCGCTTGGGCGAAGAGCGCGCCAACGGCTTGGGCATCAATTTGCAGATGCTGCGCCTGAAAACGCTGATTCTCGTGGCCGTGATGACCGCCACCGCCATCAGCTTTGTCGGCGTGATCGGCTTTATCGGCCTCGTTGCGCCGCACGTCGCCCGTATTCTCTTGGGCGAAGACCAACGCTTTTTCCTGCCCGGCGCGATGCTGGCGGGCGCGGCATTTCTGTCGGTGGCCAGCGTGCTCTCGAAAGTGATCATCCCCGGCGCACTGTTTCCCGTGGGCATCGTTACGTCTTTCGTGGGCGTGCCGTTCTTCTTCTGGATTGTGTTGACCAAACGATAA
- a CDS encoding NGO_0222 family membrane protein, whose protein sequence is MNKRRAYLLLTLSFTLFFIALVGAGGWLLAAGSRQFALACFLFAFAAALAQITGLALYVREHARAQAAQRPSENTAAAQPNPESESNRHV, encoded by the coding sequence ATGAACAAACGCCGCGCCTACCTGCTGCTCACCCTCTCCTTTACCCTCTTCTTCATCGCCCTCGTCGGCGCGGGCGGCTGGCTGCTCGCCGCAGGCAGCCGCCAGTTCGCCCTCGCCTGCTTCCTCTTCGCCTTCGCCGCCGCCCTCGCCCAAATCACCGGCCTCGCCCTCTACGTCCGCGAACACGCCCGCGCCCAAGCCGCGCAGAGGCCGTCTGAAAACACCGCTGCGGCGCAGCCGAACCCCGAATCCGAAAGCAACCGCCATGTTTGA
- a CDS encoding ATP-grasp domain-containing protein — protein MLAITTCQTYPDPPPNLLPLAQILTRNGLPARFDAWQNRPSEPFVLPLCAWDYAAYPTAFAQWIRESAESGQQFANPPEIMLWNMNKTYLCDLAKRGADVIPSVHTSSESENIRRTMRENGWHEAVVKPAIGQSGGGVVRVREGEMFEIGHAPQGVIVQPYIRDIETAGETSLVFFGGTFSHAVRRQPPQGEWRANSAYGVAILPERPSETIIAAARSVLDLLPGIPAYARADGTIVGDKLLLNELELIEPALYLHTAESAAERFAEVLTAWIEAV, from the coding sequence ATGCTCGCCATCACCACCTGCCAAACCTATCCCGACCCGCCGCCAAACCTGCTGCCGCTGGCGCAAATCCTTACCCGCAACGGCCTCCCCGCCCGCTTCGATGCTTGGCAAAACCGTCCGAGCGAGCCGTTTGTCCTGCCGCTGTGCGCGTGGGACTACGCCGCCTATCCGACGGCGTTCGCGCAATGGATACGCGAATCCGCCGAGAGCGGGCAGCAGTTTGCCAACCCGCCCGAAATCATGTTGTGGAACATGAACAAAACCTATCTTTGCGACTTGGCCAAACGCGGTGCGGATGTGATTCCGAGCGTGCATACGTCGTCTGAAAGCGAAAACATCCGCCGCACCATGCGGGAAAACGGCTGGCATGAAGCCGTCGTCAAACCCGCAATCGGCCAGAGCGGCGGCGGCGTGGTGCGCGTGCGCGAAGGCGAAATGTTTGAAATTGGACACGCGCCGCAGGGCGTAATCGTGCAGCCCTATATCCGCGACATCGAAACGGCGGGCGAAACCTCGCTGGTGTTTTTCGGCGGCACATTCAGCCACGCCGTGCGCCGACAGCCGCCGCAGGGCGAATGGCGTGCCAATTCCGCCTACGGCGTAGCAATCCTGCCCGAGAGGCCGTCTGAAACCATCATCGCCGCCGCCCGCAGCGTGTTGGATTTGCTGCCCGGCATCCCCGCCTACGCCCGCGCGGACGGCACGATTGTCGGCGACAAGCTGCTGCTGAACGAGCTCGAACTCATCGAACCCGCGCTCTACCTGCACACGGCAGAGAGCGCGGCGGAACGGTTTGCCGAAGTGTTGACCGCATGGATTGAGGCCGTCTGA
- a CDS encoding plastocyanin/azurin family copper-binding protein, whose translation MKKTLLALMLAASAGAFAANHEVKMLDTGKDGGMVFEPGYVKAQPGDTVTFKAVNSGHWVQSKALPDGAADFLSEDGKDFTLKLDKEGVYVYVCPPHRMMNMSGVIQVGKPVNKAKAQAVADELEKRAMQNKGRLKKYMEQVK comes from the coding sequence ATGAAAAAAACCCTCCTCGCCCTCATGCTCGCCGCCTCCGCAGGCGCATTTGCCGCCAACCACGAAGTCAAAATGCTCGATACCGGCAAAGACGGCGGCATGGTCTTCGAGCCAGGCTACGTCAAAGCCCAGCCCGGCGACACCGTAACCTTCAAAGCCGTCAACAGCGGCCACTGGGTGCAGAGCAAAGCCCTGCCCGACGGTGCGGCCGACTTTCTGTCCGAAGACGGCAAAGACTTCACCCTCAAACTCGACAAAGAAGGCGTGTATGTTTACGTGTGCCCGCCGCACCGCATGATGAACATGAGCGGCGTGATTCAGGTCGGCAAGCCCGTCAACAAAGCCAAAGCGCAGGCCGTGGCCGACGAACTCGAAAAACGCGCCATGCAGAACAAAGGCCGTCTGAAAAAATACATGGAACAGGTGAAATAA
- a CDS encoding heavy-metal-associated domain-containing protein, which produces METVTLNIGGMTCGGCVKSVTRILEGADGVKSVQVSLDEKKAVVSYDPAATSPAALAEAVEDGGYDASF; this is translated from the coding sequence ATGGAAACCGTAACCCTCAACATCGGCGGCATGACCTGCGGCGGCTGCGTCAAAAGCGTAACCCGCATTTTGGAAGGCGCGGACGGCGTCAAATCCGTGCAGGTGAGCCTGGACGAGAAAAAAGCCGTCGTCTCCTACGACCCCGCCGCCACCTCGCCCGCCGCCCTGGCCGAAGCAGTGGAAGACGGCGGCTACGACGCCTCGTTCTGA
- the rdgB gene encoding RdgB/HAM1 family non-canonical purine NTP pyrophosphatase, translated as MFEKIVLASGNAGKLKEFARLFAERGSEILPQSQFDTPECPEPHPTFLENALAKARHAARHSGLPALADDSGICADALGGAPGIHSARYAGEHPKSDAANNAKLAADLAGKADKSCYYVCVLVLVRHPDDPQPVVAEGIWRGQWKNTPAGEHGFGYDPHFYLREHGCTAAELDPDIKNRESHRAQALRELMKKIEAL; from the coding sequence ATGTTTGAAAAAATCGTCCTCGCCAGCGGCAACGCCGGCAAACTCAAAGAATTCGCCCGCCTGTTTGCCGAGCGCGGCAGCGAAATCCTGCCGCAATCGCAGTTCGACACCCCCGAATGCCCCGAGCCGCACCCCACCTTTTTGGAAAACGCCCTCGCCAAAGCCCGCCACGCCGCCCGCCACAGCGGCCTGCCCGCACTGGCCGACGACAGCGGCATCTGCGCCGACGCCCTCGGCGGCGCACCCGGCATCCACTCCGCCCGCTACGCCGGCGAACACCCAAAATCCGATGCCGCCAACAACGCCAAACTCGCCGCCGATCTGGCCGGTAAAGCCGACAAAAGCTGCTACTACGTCTGCGTGCTCGTGCTCGTGCGCCACCCCGACGACCCGCAGCCCGTCGTCGCCGAAGGCATCTGGCGCGGCCAATGGAAAAACACGCCCGCAGGCGAACACGGCTTCGGCTACGACCCGCATTTTTACCTGCGCGAACACGGCTGCACCGCCGCCGAACTCGACCCCGACATCAAAAACCGCGAAAGCCACCGCGCCCAAGCCCTGCGTGAACTGATGAAAAAAATCGAGGCTTTGTAA
- the hisI gene encoding phosphoribosyl-AMP cyclohydrolase yields the protein MDEAVLQGVKFDANGLVCAVAQDWQSGRVLMVAWMNAEALAQTAATGYAHYYSRSRRKQWMKGEESGHTQKVRELRLDCDGDAVVMRIEQNGGIACHTGRQSCFYKVWRDGRWQIADAVLKDEAEIYGKTHGQAR from the coding sequence ATGGACGAGGCAGTGTTGCAGGGCGTGAAGTTTGACGCAAACGGATTGGTGTGCGCGGTGGCGCAGGACTGGCAGAGCGGCCGGGTGCTGATGGTGGCGTGGATGAACGCCGAAGCCCTGGCGCAAACCGCCGCGACGGGCTACGCGCACTATTACAGCCGCTCGCGGCGCAAACAGTGGATGAAGGGCGAAGAATCCGGCCACACGCAGAAAGTGCGCGAGCTGCGGCTGGACTGCGACGGCGACGCGGTGGTGATGCGCATCGAACAAAACGGCGGCATCGCCTGCCACACGGGGCGGCAGAGCTGCTTTTATAAGGTGTGGCGCGACGGCCGCTGGCAGATTGCCGACGCGGTGTTGAAAGACGAAGCGGAGATTTACGGCAAAACGCACGGGCAGGCGCGGTAA
- a CDS encoding ABC transporter substrate-binding protein: MKRRFSSLALAAALSLGAASVYAKPVQITDVAGRKVTADLPAKRVVLGFYYQDYMAVGGKNALDNVVGFSKAVWSDWAPASWAAFSKAVPKLNQLADVGEVEVGTFSVEKVLSLKPDLLVLADWQYQALGSDLDRITKAGIPIIVLDYNAQTVAKHVQSTKLLGAITGRQQKADKLAADYKRIVDNIQARVKKANLPKPKVYIEFGNKGPAEHSVTFGKSMWGAMINQVGGNNISAPFVEFYSPVNPEKVLAAKPDVIIITGRETELKKNPSAMVMGWGISKAEAEQRLAGFAKRPGWANLPAVKNNRLYGAYHANSRTLSDGASVQFVAKAVYPELFKDLNPEKTYMDFYRQNLPVVPNGTFYLYPKGK, from the coding sequence ATGAAACGCCGCTTCTCCTCCCTCGCGCTGGCCGCCGCCCTGTCTCTGGGCGCGGCTTCTGTTTATGCCAAGCCCGTGCAGATTACCGACGTGGCCGGCCGCAAAGTAACCGCTGACCTGCCCGCCAAGCGCGTGGTGCTGGGCTTTTATTATCAGGACTACATGGCCGTGGGCGGCAAAAACGCACTGGATAATGTCGTGGGCTTCTCCAAAGCGGTGTGGTCGGATTGGGCACCGGCAAGCTGGGCGGCGTTCAGCAAGGCCGTGCCGAAACTGAACCAGCTTGCCGACGTGGGCGAGGTGGAAGTGGGCACGTTCTCGGTGGAAAAAGTGCTGTCGCTGAAACCCGATCTGCTGGTATTGGCCGACTGGCAGTATCAGGCACTCGGCTCTGATCTCGACCGCATCACCAAAGCGGGCATTCCGATTATCGTGCTGGACTACAACGCGCAAACCGTCGCCAAACACGTCCAGTCCACCAAACTGCTCGGCGCGATCACCGGCCGGCAGCAGAAAGCCGACAAGCTCGCCGCCGACTACAAACGCATTGTCGACAATATCCAAGCCCGCGTGAAAAAAGCCAATCTGCCCAAGCCCAAAGTGTATATCGAGTTTGGCAACAAAGGGCCGGCCGAACACAGCGTAACCTTCGGCAAGAGCATGTGGGGCGCGATGATCAACCAGGTGGGCGGCAACAATATTTCCGCGCCGTTTGTCGAGTTTTACAGCCCTGTGAACCCTGAAAAAGTGCTGGCCGCCAAGCCCGATGTGATCATCATCACCGGCCGCGAAACCGAGCTGAAGAAAAACCCGAGCGCGATGGTCATGGGCTGGGGCATTTCCAAAGCCGAAGCCGAACAGCGTCTGGCGGGCTTTGCCAAACGCCCCGGCTGGGCAAACCTGCCTGCCGTCAAAAACAACCGTCTCTACGGCGCATACCACGCCAATTCGCGCACGCTCTCCGACGGCGCGTCGGTGCAGTTTGTCGCCAAAGCGGTTTACCCCGAGCTGTTTAAAGACCTGAATCCTGAAAAAACCTATATGGATTTCTACCGCCAGAATCTGCCGGTTGTTCCCAACGGCACGTTCTATCTGTATCCGAAAGGCAAGTAA
- a CDS encoding ABC transporter ATP-binding protein, with the protein MLKLENVHIKRGDYTVADNISLTLENGKVYSILGPNGTGKSSLMKTVFGEVAHTGRISYGDEVLSKIHLQHWRKRIGYMPQDTAAEASLTALEVVLLGRMDALHMHVGDELLHEAAGIMAELGIGHLAHRDVMRLSGGQRQLVMFAQVMLRRPEILMLDEPVSALDMHHQLNLLERVAAYTREHNLVTLMVLHDLSLAAQFCDSVILLGGGKVQAEGRPQEVLNAELIGNLYKVDIELLYDSHGLPVIRPMRRKRETEAV; encoded by the coding sequence ATGTTGAAACTTGAAAACGTACACATCAAACGCGGCGACTACACCGTGGCCGACAACATCAGCCTCACGCTTGAAAACGGCAAAGTCTATTCCATACTCGGCCCCAACGGCACGGGCAAATCCTCGCTGATGAAAACCGTGTTCGGCGAAGTGGCGCACACCGGCCGCATCAGCTACGGCGACGAAGTGTTGAGCAAAATCCACCTTCAACACTGGCGCAAACGCATAGGCTACATGCCGCAGGACACCGCCGCCGAAGCCTCGCTCACCGCGCTCGAAGTCGTGCTGCTCGGGCGCATGGACGCGCTGCATATGCACGTGGGCGACGAACTTCTGCACGAAGCCGCAGGCATCATGGCCGAACTCGGTATCGGCCATCTGGCGCACCGCGACGTGATGCGCCTGAGCGGCGGCCAACGCCAGCTTGTGATGTTTGCCCAAGTGATGCTGCGCCGCCCCGAAATCCTCATGCTCGACGAACCCGTGAGCGCGCTCGATATGCACCACCAGCTCAACCTCTTGGAGCGCGTGGCCGCCTACACCCGCGAACACAATCTCGTTACCCTGATGGTGCTGCACGACCTGAGCCTCGCCGCCCAATTCTGCGACAGCGTGATTCTGCTGGGCGGCGGCAAAGTGCAGGCCGAAGGCCGCCCGCAGGAAGTATTGAACGCCGAACTCATCGGCAATCTCTACAAAGTGGACATCGAACTGCTCTACGACAGCCACGGCCTGCCCGTAATCCGCCCCATGCGGCGCAAACGCGAAACAGAGGCCGTCTGA
- a CDS encoding MFS transporter: MHASEPEPETENLSDGHEYLANNPDFPAKTIVATLFVGAFFGYLNDTLLNVALTPIMKDFAVDKTTVQWLTTGFLLVMGAFTPITAGVIQWFETRKMVLFTQATFLAGSLVCAFAPTFGALVAGRMVQAVSAAFFVPLLFNGILSIYPPQKRGTAMGVITMMFTAAPAMGPTLSGIIIDHTHWRVLFGFTAPFMLAAMVLVGKFLTVNLSSITRPKIDALSAVLSIAGFGGLVYASSNFASLPLVQFALLSAGSVFLIGWFAHRQFRLATPLLNLRAFGYAQFRYCVLILAGGVFLFLGLELMMPMYTQQVPLLTGTATGLILMPASIAQAVAAPLFGRLLDKKGGRFTVLPATVMLLVSLAVLWLFLRIDTQVVVLSAMFTLLAVSVSARITGETHGLNALPKNLNPHGAAILTTLNPIAGAIGAAFFVGATNIGEKMSSAATAQAKMLDGIHLAMGCALVLAAAMVFVATKIRANKRG, from the coding sequence ATGCACGCTTCCGAACCCGAACCCGAAACCGAAAATCTTTCAGACGGCCACGAATACCTCGCCAATAATCCCGACTTCCCCGCCAAAACCATCGTCGCCACGCTGTTTGTCGGCGCGTTTTTCGGCTATCTCAACGACACGCTGCTCAATGTCGCGCTTACGCCGATTATGAAGGATTTTGCCGTCGACAAAACCACCGTGCAGTGGCTGACGACGGGCTTTCTGCTGGTGATGGGCGCGTTTACGCCGATTACGGCGGGCGTGATCCAATGGTTTGAAACGCGCAAAATGGTGCTGTTTACCCAGGCCACTTTTCTGGCCGGTTCGCTGGTGTGCGCCTTTGCGCCCACGTTTGGCGCGCTGGTGGCGGGGCGGATGGTGCAGGCGGTGTCGGCGGCGTTTTTCGTGCCGCTCTTGTTTAACGGCATTTTGTCGATTTATCCGCCACAGAAACGCGGCACGGCGATGGGCGTGATCACCATGATGTTCACCGCCGCGCCCGCGATGGGGCCGACGCTCTCGGGCATCATCATCGACCACACCCACTGGCGCGTGCTGTTCGGCTTTACCGCGCCGTTTATGCTGGCGGCGATGGTGCTGGTGGGCAAATTCCTCACCGTCAACCTGAGCAGCATCACCCGCCCGAAAATCGACGCGCTCTCGGCGGTGCTGTCCATCGCGGGCTTCGGCGGGCTGGTGTACGCCAGCAGTAATTTTGCCTCGCTGCCGCTGGTGCAGTTCGCGCTGCTTTCGGCGGGGTCGGTGTTTCTGATCGGCTGGTTTGCGCACCGCCAGTTCCGCCTGGCCACGCCGCTGCTCAATCTGCGGGCGTTCGGTTACGCGCAGTTCCGCTACTGCGTGCTGATACTGGCGGGCGGCGTGTTTCTGTTTTTGGGGCTGGAACTGATGATGCCGATGTACACCCAGCAGGTGCCGCTGCTCACCGGTACGGCCACGGGGCTGATCCTGATGCCCGCCAGCATCGCCCAGGCCGTCGCCGCGCCGCTTTTTGGCAGGCTGCTCGACAAAAAGGGCGGGCGTTTTACCGTGCTGCCCGCCACCGTGATGCTGCTGGTGTCGCTGGCGGTGCTGTGGCTGTTTTTGCGGATTGACACGCAGGTGGTGGTGCTGTCGGCCATGTTCACGCTGCTGGCGGTGTCCGTTTCCGCCCGCATTACCGGCGAAACCCACGGCCTGAACGCGCTGCCGAAAAACCTGAATCCGCACGGCGCGGCCATCCTCACTACCCTCAACCCCATCGCGGGCGCGATCGGCGCGGCGTTTTTTGTCGGTGCGACCAATATCGGCGAAAAAATGTCTTCCGCCGCCACCGCGCAGGCCAAAATGCTCGACGGCATCCATCTGGCGATGGGCTGCGCGCTGGTGCTGGCGGCGGCGATGGTGTTTGTGGCAACGAAGATCAGGGCAAACAAGCGCGGCTGA
- the pgeF gene encoding peptidoglycan editing factor PgeF: MKTLNEAVGLNLSDGLFLHADWPAPPNVKTLISTRNGGVSQAPYASLNLGAHVGDAPEHVAHNRALVQAAVPVPLAWLDQVHSATVVPAASALSKPPQADASFDCGGTAACAVMTADCLPVLFCTADGRCVAAAHAGWRGLAAGVLQNTVAAMKADPADILAYLAPAIGPDAFEIGQDVCDAFCRPDPAAEAAFTAIGGGKYLADIYALATRVLRREGVTRIYGGGRCTVIERDTFFSYRRDGQTGRMVSAVWLEQAV; encoded by the coding sequence TTGAAAACCCTGAATGAAGCCGTCGGCCTGAATCTTTCAGACGGCCTGTTCCTCCATGCCGACTGGCCCGCGCCCCCCAATGTCAAAACCCTGATTTCCACCCGCAACGGCGGCGTCAGCCAAGCCCCGTATGCCTCGCTCAACCTCGGCGCGCACGTCGGCGACGCGCCCGAACACGTCGCACACAACCGCGCCCTCGTCCAAGCCGCCGTGCCCGTGCCGCTGGCCTGGCTCGACCAAGTCCACAGCGCAACCGTCGTCCCCGCCGCCTCCGCCCTAAGCAAGCCGCCCCAGGCCGACGCATCCTTCGATTGCGGCGGCACGGCGGCCTGCGCGGTGATGACCGCCGACTGCCTGCCCGTGCTCTTTTGCACCGCCGACGGCCGCTGCGTTGCCGCCGCCCATGCCGGCTGGCGCGGCCTGGCCGCCGGCGTGCTGCAAAACACCGTCGCCGCCATGAAAGCCGATCCCGCAGACATCCTCGCCTACCTCGCCCCCGCCATCGGCCCGGATGCGTTTGAAATCGGCCAAGACGTGTGCGATGCCTTCTGCCGCCCCGACCCCGCCGCCGAAGCCGCCTTCACCGCCATCGGCGGCGGCAAATACCTTGCCGACATCTACGCCCTCGCCACCCGCGTCCTGCGCCGCGAAGGCGTAACGCGCATTTACGGCGGCGGCCGCTGCACCGTCATCGAACGCGACACCTTCTTCTCCTACCGCCGCGACGGCCAAACCGGCCGCATGGTCAGCGCGGTGTGGCTGGAACAGGCCGTCTGA
- a CDS encoding GNAT family N-acetyltransferase, translated as MQNSRFNQTGPKIGLSVRLAETQEEIEAAQRLRYRVFAQELGADIQGVDGRDTDPYDEHCHHLLAFDDATGEVIGCYRLITEDTAKKVGGWYSEHEFDLAPLKDILPQTVELGRACTHPDYRHGGLVMLLWTGLVKFMKDENLRFMIGCGSIEMRDGGRDAAGLYHILKTKHLAPEQWRVRPLNPLKWEEITPSEQPETPALIKGYLKAGAWFCGEPCVDEAFNCADVLIMMDITQLSDRYLQKFAPKP; from the coding sequence ATGCAGAACAGCCGTTTCAACCAAACCGGCCCCAAAATCGGCCTCAGCGTGCGTCTGGCCGAAACGCAGGAAGAAATCGAAGCCGCGCAACGCCTGCGCTACCGCGTGTTCGCGCAAGAGCTGGGCGCGGACATCCAAGGCGTGGACGGCCGCGATACCGACCCCTACGACGAACACTGCCACCACCTGCTCGCCTTCGACGACGCCACCGGCGAAGTCATCGGCTGCTACCGCCTGATCACCGAAGACACCGCCAAAAAGGTCGGCGGCTGGTACAGCGAACACGAATTCGACCTCGCCCCGCTCAAAGACATCCTGCCGCAAACCGTGGAACTCGGCCGCGCCTGCACCCACCCCGACTACCGCCACGGCGGCCTCGTCATGCTGCTGTGGACGGGTTTGGTCAAATTCATGAAAGACGAAAACCTGCGCTTCATGATCGGCTGCGGCAGCATCGAAATGCGCGACGGCGGCCGCGACGCGGCGGGTCTGTACCACATCCTCAAAACCAAACACCTCGCCCCCGAACAATGGCGCGTGCGCCCGCTCAACCCCTTGAAATGGGAAGAAATCACCCCGTCCGAACAGCCCGAAACCCCCGCCCTGATCAAAGGCTACCTCAAAGCCGGCGCATGGTTTTGCGGCGAACCCTGCGTCGACGAAGCCTTCAACTGCGCCGACGTGCTCATCATGATGGACATCACGCAGCTCAGCGACCGCTATCTGCAAAAATTCGCCCCCAAACCCTGA
- a CDS encoding lysophospholipid acyltransferase family protein, translating to MNPFRFPFRLFCIGLCLIYGALEMLLLFPLYTPRRKLRAIQIWSHRVLASCGMKLSVFGGLPSEAHGQMLICNHISWLDIMAINAAFPGRFVAKDDVAKWPLVGYLATQARTVYVARKKGSGGNSEKIRNVTQALKDGDTVTLFPEGTSSEGRTILPFKTSFFQAAADAQVPLVPVLCRYPNPDGSSPNPHTAYYGDISLWQSICMVIRQKQSCVELHFLPPVSPAAERQETARLIHDMLTAKQRELG from the coding sequence ATGAACCCCTTCCGCTTCCCGTTCCGCCTCTTTTGCATCGGCCTGTGCCTGATTTACGGCGCACTCGAAATGCTCCTCCTCTTCCCCCTCTACACCCCGCGCCGCAAACTGCGCGCCATCCAAATCTGGTCGCACCGCGTGCTCGCCTCCTGCGGCATGAAACTGTCCGTCTTCGGCGGCCTGCCCTCCGAAGCGCACGGCCAAATGCTCATCTGCAACCACATCTCCTGGCTCGACATCATGGCCATCAACGCCGCCTTCCCCGGCCGCTTCGTCGCCAAAGACGACGTGGCCAAATGGCCGCTGGTCGGCTACCTCGCCACCCAGGCGCGCACCGTTTACGTCGCCCGCAAAAAAGGCAGCGGCGGCAACAGCGAAAAAATCCGCAACGTAACCCAGGCTCTCAAAGACGGCGACACCGTAACCCTGTTCCCCGAAGGCACCAGCAGCGAAGGCCGCACCATCCTCCCCTTCAAAACCAGCTTCTTCCAGGCCGCCGCCGATGCGCAAGTGCCGCTCGTCCCCGTGCTCTGCCGCTACCCCAACCCCGACGGCAGCAGCCCCAACCCCCACACCGCCTACTACGGCGACATCAGCCTGTGGCAGTCCATCTGCATGGTCATCCGCCAAAAGCAGAGCTGCGTCGAACTGCACTTCCTCCCGCCCGTTTCCCCCGCCGCCGAACGTCAGGAAACCGCCCGCCTGATTCACGACATGCTGACCGCGAAACAGCGCGAATTGGGTTGA